The following DNA comes from Poecilia reticulata strain Guanapo linkage group LG5, Guppy_female_1.0+MT, whole genome shotgun sequence.
ATTCTTTACTCGTCAGCTTGGGGAGAAGGATGCAGGAACTTGCCAaatgtacgtgtgtgtgtgtctagtGGCAGTTTCAGGAAGTGCAGACAAATATTCTGCAGCTGTTTACTCACAGCAGACCTGTTGTTTCAAAGATAAGAAAAACTTATTCAATCAACTACTTCCTCATCCATCAAGTTTTTTCAGCTGCGCCAGGAAACGCGGCTGTATGAGGGAAGCTGCTGGATGAACTGAATTAAGAAAACTAACAAACCTGTATTTGTCTTCCCTCACTGGGGAATCTTTGGTTGGATTATATAGATCTGGATTAGGGATATTGTAGATTAGATTAGATGTTAtggaacaaagtaaaacaattcGTCATCAAGTTGTGTCTAAATCTGTGTTTATGTTCCCtttacagtgctgtgaaaaaagttgttggtactttttgtgtttttctaacttATTTCAGATCCAATAAGTTTTAATAGCCGACTGTATCAATGTGAGAAGACAATTGAATCAATAATCAAACTAAATCATTTAACTAAAGTTGACCAGGACATTGTAAATGGTGACTTTTGCTCTAGCAGAAATATTCTGATGTCCGGCCATCAGAACATGACCTAAAGCTCAAGCAAACATTTGAATGGTTCAATTGGTTTTATTCAAAGTTTGAGTTGAACCTGATTGAGTCATAGCATCACTTTAGAGCAGGGCTGTCCTACTAAAATCAAGTAAATACAGTAGTCCGTGTTATTCAACACTTGAGGATTAGACATCGAGTTTTCAGATTCTTTCAGGCTTGGTTGAACAGAATTATTCTCAgatataaaaacaggatttgtcttaaattctttgaaaaagtttgatatatttagccaagtttaattaaataaaaaactgacttGGGTGCAgcaaatgtttcattatttgcATTGCTGCCAAAAACTCTCATGGTGTGTAATGTAAGGATTtggtgtttctctttttttttttttttattgttagcaaaaaaaggccatttttaaagtttctgaacCTTCATTAGGAAGCTTTTGTACAtaagttaataaaaagaaaaaagcaaacgaATAGTCTCTGACAGCCATGGCCATCTGGGCAAGcttgaacataaaaacattataaatagATATTTCAGACCAGACTAGCTTGGGCATCTCCTCAGGAGGATTTTAAACTGTGGGAACATGGAGAGCTTTAGCAGGTGTAAAACTTCACTATACCATGGCGAACAGCCCTGCCTGTTCTGGACAGACAAGATTTTCTTCATGAAGCATAAGTAAAATTTGACGACAATAATAAAGAGTCCCACGAGGAACGTTACGCTTGGTTTTCCAGCTGAAAAAGGCTCTGAAACACAGCCGACAGTTTGAGAGGTAGCTCatgcaaaaaaaccaaacacaaacgTGACTCTGGATATTTTGAACTGATGAGAAGGTTTTATGGCTCAGAACATGAAACCAGGGCATTCTTGGCACAACCAGGTCCTTCCTTGAAGATTTATTGTTCTCCATGAGGAATGAAGTCAGACAACTTCTGCGGTTGTGACTGAGAACCAAATGGCGGTTTTCTTGTTGTGACTGCagacttaaaacataaaacacaatgcttaaatgaacatttttttaaaaatgctggaaCAGGATCACCCTCTCAAAAATCAATATAGACAAACACAGGTGTCCAAGAACACAGTTGTaaaaccacttaaaaaaaataaaagtgtaaaagcCTCAGCCTGAGGAACAGCCTTGCAGTCACAGCTGACATTAAAAGCAGTCGCTGAGCTCCAGGATCCTCAGGGAATGCACTTGTATGTGGAAGAAACTTAGGATAAAAGTGGAGCCAATTTCCTGCTTGTGAAGAACTGCAATCCCAGATTATCACAATGCATGGGTAGCACGAAAAACACCCATTTTCTCCAACTTAAAATCCGTGATATTATCAAACCGGCGCTTCAGCGGGGTCTTTAGCAGCCACAGGTGCAGGACCTGCTTCCTGCGCTGAATCATCTCCAGCCCCGGACTCCTTCACCCCAGACGCCCGCTCTTTTAGTCTTTCGGCAGAATCCCAGGGATTTGGAAGTTCAGCTCTGTAAGCCTTTGGGGTTGGCGGCTGGTAGCGGTATCTGTAGCCAAAGGCACGCAGGTGATAGGCGTAGTACTCCAACAAGTACATGCCGGTGGCGTCTACATAATGAAAAGACACCGACACATCTGAGCAGCAGTTTGGACcctacaacaaaaacagagaaagtatgTAAGTTATAGATGGACCAGCACAAGTTGTACATGACTGGAAagtagggctgcaccgattgcagttttctggccgattactgatcttttaaaaagccttacggattccgattttggccgataccagtttttttgtctgaaatgttgcttaatatatcaagaaagttgctgaattgGCAACAGTGgtgtgaatattgttaactgtaaatatACAGACATGACCTGGTCGGCCGGTTTGTCAGTCAATCCTCTCTgacaggagaaaagaaaagcacactggttgatttttagacctttgttGAGGTTGGTAACATCGGTGTATACAAACGGCTTCACATATAAAAACCGAatgatctcccaaaattaaggattAACTAAAGTAGACCAGATAAGAGTTAGTTGAACTCTcgtcaaattaaattaaagagagacaaacaggaagccATTAGAAGTTTCACAAGTAAAGGACATGGAGGACACAGCAAAGACGTGGATCAATAATGATTTTTCAGGTCTGCATTCCACAGATTATTATGATTCAGCTGGACGACAGGAAGCTTTGCttcaacaaagacaaaaatgctGATAAGTTGACATGATAGAGCTaaatacacacagaaaaactagTCAAACAcgttcaaactgaaaaacacagacaactgGGAGAGacgttcaccttccagcagcaCGACAATAAACGAAGTGGCAGAGTTATGGAgagaaaatagtctcaaaacacCTGATTTTCTCTGATACAGAGGGACTAGGGAATTGTTCAGTTGTATCTTTATTTATGATGATGCttgagctgctttttaaaagaataattggcaaaaatgtgtttagatctacaaagtgggaaaaacattgaaatttacAGCAAAAAGTGGATTGTATAAAGTAGTCAGGAGGGGGGGATGAATGCAGGTTAATCCgtgataaaataaagattttattttacttcacaaCATTAAGCTTCTGTGTTGGgttatcacataaaatttcaataaaactcaTGAAAGTTTGTGATTGCAACGTGATAAAATATGAAGCAGTGTGTGCAAACACTCGTTCAACAGGACAGAATAAAAGCCTGTCAATGTTGGGCTTGTCGCagtaaattttgctggatgattgactgtcccagtaattattgcaatgacaatattgttttttgaacaatttcCAAGTAATAAAATAGCAAATATGCTTTAATGCAAGTTCTCcaattgtttattgtgacaggcctagacaATGTAGTCCAATGAGCAAAACAttggtgagtaaaaaaaaaaaaacctttattacCTGCAAAGTATAGAGcaattatttatcaaaaattaaaGTCTCCTTTTAATTATGAACTGAAAGGTGCATCTTTCTTTAAATTGAGGCTTTTTTCACAGCCTGTATTTTCTCTATGCCTATACACGCCTCAGTCTGGAGAAACAGACACATTGCTATGGCAATTTCTGACAGGAAAGCAGTTCACAAGTTGACACagcaaaaagacaaatgagTAAAGTGCACATAAGCTGAAAAACATCCAGCGCTTTTGCTTTGTGGTTGTAATTATAACTGTTTGTGGTTCTTCAAGACAAGATTGTGAAAACCACAATCTAACCTGCCATGTCTGACTACCTCACTTTATCCCTTAGTCCCATAAGCATGCTTTATAACACCTTAGATCAATGCTGGGATTTAACAGCACTTGCCTCTGAGATGGGGTAGTAGCAGTAGCTCCAGTACCAGAAACTCTTGGGGAACTTGGCAGTGAGGTGCTGCTCGGGGACGAAGGGGTGGAACGTCTCCCTCTGTGCAGTGTCTCGGGAGTCTCCTGCCAGCACCCCGACCTTCTCCATACACTGCCCCATCGCCAGGTCCTCTACAGACGAAGTGTGAGtgcacactttgtttttaaaaccttcTACGAATCTCCGCAGGGCTTCTCTGCTCAGTACGTATCCCGCGCCGCCGCTCATGTACCCCTGCTTGGTGTAGGGCTTGAATCTTCGGCCGAAGTAAATCGGCTCGTCCGGCGTGTGGTTGGCGAGGATCCATCGCAGATTGTCCACTATCACGTAGGTGTCGTCATCCGCCTTGAGGAACCAGTCTGCCTCGTTGGCGTAATGCTCGTAGGCGTAATGGAAGGCCCTGATGGTTTTCCAGTACAGCTGATCGCGCCCCTCCTTAGTGCCAAGTCCCACCGTGGGGAAGTCAGGGTCATCCACAGAGCTCATGAAAACAACTATGTTGCAATGGCGGCTCCATGTGTACTTGACATGCCGAGCCTTCGTCTCCAAGTTTGTGGGACCAGTCATCACCCAGCAAAGGATTCGCACCTTGTTGTACAATTCGTCAGCCATGCGGCTATCCTCCCCTGGAGaggagacaaaaacacattcatgttCTTTTATGTGTAATGCCTATTTCCACTTGTGAACAAATCAACAGAGTTCTGGATTTCATCAAGACAAACACTGGAAACCAACCATGCCATCAAGTTGCTGGGTTGACGCCCTGGGCACAGAGACTGGCATGTGAAACTCATTGTTGCATCTGGACATAAAGTCTGCTGAGGAGCTTGGTATgtgtaaagatttatttttacagaatagTAAAAGCTAGTCGCCAGCACTGTTATACACAGTAAACATTGTCCATTGACAATGGAAGTATTTTACCTTGTTGTTAGATATAGTTTACCTTCTGTATTagtttgacatattttatattgaaaaaagtttttttgagtctttacaaataactttatttttgtctgtcatcattttaaattgttttattttacttaatttttctttaaaatcaaagtattttttaatttgaaaattgtcaaatctgacattttccttcaatttttcattgttaatgttttattccaAAACAGCATTAAATTGACACTCTTTACCATGTAAATGTTTCTAATGAAAGTTTTACCAATAATGCCTCTTATGTACATATATGTTCAGCAgaaataaagtgattttttatcattactttTGCCTTGGTAGTCTTTAGTGTCATTAATACCGGTGCCTCTTGTCTGAAAACGTTCAGTGAACATTTCTGTGGGAAGGTTGTCTGAATGTTCAATATCAGCTGAGAAACCACTGCACAGAAGAGGATGATGGTGTGGCAGACGTTTTGCCAAAGTCAATTAAAATGATACTTTTCAATGAAAACCATGCTTGCAGTGTCACCAAAATCAAGTTATACTAGCCTCCATTTCTCTCCTTCAACCCACAGCTCACAGACGACTCGGTGACAAAGGCTCACAAGATCGCAGCCTTGTTGTAAAAACGGACAAAAGCTAAAAACCAGTCTGTTAAGGTAAAGAAAAAAGCTGGCTTATCAGAGCTTTAGTCTGAGGCAATGCCTACATGTTGGGGGTAGGGTTACTGCacaataatgtaaataaacagcCTTGTTGAGCAGCGCCACATGCTAAACTGGTTTGTGGAGAAACTCTGAAAGCTGccttctcaaaaaaaaataaaaaaaaatgcattgggATACGCCAACATTCAAATTGTCAAATCTTCGTAATTTCTTTATTGATTTCCATGTGTCTGACATGATTGGAAAGCTTAAAGTCTAAACTTtaagaatctgtaaataactcaaaacagCCCCAAGTAGACTAGTTCATACTTTGGCTCTGACCAGTCACTTATGTAGAAACattgaagcaacatctaaagATATCAGCCAGGGCAGACATTGGGCTTTCAAATGGACAataaccctaaacatacagcctaCGTGGTTACAAAGTGTcttaaggacaacaaagtcaatgtcTTGTTGTGGCCATCATAAAGTCCAGATCTCTGTCCTATGGAGAAGTTGTGGGAAGATGTGAAAGAAATCTGAGGTGGTCTAcaataatcaaaccaacagcacacattttcacaaaatttgTGCTGTGGTCTATTGTGTTATTGGGATCAGGTGTGTCCCTTATGTTCTCACCACCCAAAtccttcattaaataaaattaaataatgccTTTACCACCATTGTTTCAAACAgctatttattcagtttatttgccAAATGACAACATGTCATAGTAGTTTATTATGTCCACACCTTTCCTAaagatttgaaagaaaacatttgtggcAGCCTAGCTTATTTAATGGCAGTCATTTTGACTTTGATGAGTAGGTATGTCAACAAGTTTACATTGTACTTCTGCATCTTCGCACATTGTTTTGTACAGGTGGAAAACCTGAAATTCATCTAAATGTAATGCTGTCCTCATAACAAACCTGCTTTTCTCTGCTCCATTATATCAAAATgtcggttgaaaaagaaaacagcttcaTGTACATCGTGCACAATGGGGAAAACGCAACATTTTAGTCATGCTACTGTACAAACAATGCTCTCCTCTTTTTTAATGCACCGAAAGGACGCATTACTGAATGTCCCATTAGCTGTTAGCTGAGACAATGTCTTTACGTTATTAAAATCTCGTCCTGCTTTGAGTTCTCAGTGGGGTTGAACTGAAAGCCGGCAGGTCTTGTTGTCACTTCAAACAACAGATAAACCGTAGCATTTATTTCACTCCTACAAAAAACCCAAATTTGTAGCTACAGTAATATAAATCCTATAAAAGTAATACAAACTCTATAAAAAATCCTACAAGTCTTTAAGAGAAACCATAAATCTCTACCAATTAGGAATGTTTCTAATCATACCTGACTTGACAAAAATTTTTGGGCACATTACTTGCAAACCGGTCTGCAGTCTGAAGCAGAACTCTAAGGTTTAGCGACAGAGTGGTATCTCAATCACACACACTGCCTCAACTTCACAAAGAGCAAGGTTATTTTTAGTGTCACATTACAGACTTATAAAGCCCCTTTTATACATTCAGCACGTTGTCTAAACCCGACAACCACTGAGAGTTTCAGTAGTCACATGTGAATTAACATCCTGGTATTTTGCTGCAACACTTTGTGATGAAATTTTAAGCAAATTGAGATAAGCATGGGTTAattaacatataaaaatatagtatacgttttaaaagtaaaagaaaaaacccacTAAAATCTTCTAGTTTCAACTGTTAGACTTGTTCCTAGTCTACATAAAGCAGAGTGGTAGAAAAGGGTAATTTCACCTTTTCTACCactaaaaactattaaatatagccgttttaaaatcacattaaatataataattttcatAATCAATGattgatcatattttaaaagcagGAATAATTTTAGATCTTTCGCTGTCACTTAAAGCAATCAGATTGTgttatccattttatttttatttgtgtttaacctttttttttaaatccaaggCTACACTGTAAGAACCTACACACATATTTAGAAAATGATCTTAGGAATTAAACAAGCTTGTGTATGCATCTAGCTTTATCCAGTGAAAACACATTCCAGACAGTCACGCATAAATGCTGCCTGGGTTTTATATTCTGACTCAGAATAAGTAGGAAGTGGATTAATGCAAAACTCGCCAATGTTTAATGAAGCCATTCAAGTTACACCCAGTGCCATAAAAGGATTTTGTAAAGCTTTTACAATATATTAAAAGGTGATCTTCACAATAATACCCAGGAAACTGCTAACTGATAAACATCTGAGATGCTTAGGTAGGTAACAtcaagtataaaaataaacttcctTTAATTTTGTCTAGTCAATCATTAACGTGTGTTCAAGTTAACCCCTCTCATTAAGGCTCAACTGATCTGAAATCTTACTTCTGGAAAACAAAGGTTGCTCCTGGAAAACGAACATACCTGTATGATGAGGGTGATCCAAGTTAAACAGAGCGGACCTCTCTTTCTTCCATATCCCCTGGTCTTCGTCCAACTGTTGCTGCTGGACACCAAGTTTCACATAGCCTTCGGCCTGCTCAGACCTCTCAAACCAAACCTGCCGCAGGAACACGTATAATGTGAAGGTCCCCACCACAAAACCCGCATaaaaggagaagctggagcCCAGGGCCTTCATGCTGGACCAGGTGTCCTGCAGTTAATCACTGTGGCAGCAACTCAACCTAAAGGAGGAGAGAACTGGAGTGAACATAACGCTCTATGTTGGAGAGTTTTTGATGCATCTGTGGCTGTACATGTGTCACTCCCTGTGTTTGAGGTGTGGTTAACTCACCAGCAGCAAAAGCGGAATACAAAACATCGCAGCTGAAATATCCAACGGCCTATTTCCTCTAAGCGATCGTAGCGCCTCGGCTCGGGGAAGCGAAAGCTGAGAAGAGACGCGACGTTTCCACTACAAACAATAACAGCTAgccataattaaaaaaaacaagctaagtTCTCACCCAGCGCCACAGAGAACGGAGCGACCAAATCCCAGAACCGTTGACTGAATAAACTCCCAAGTGAGAGAGAACAAACAATGACACTCGTGTCCGGTTAAACATTGACTCCAGCTCTGTGTTGGAACCGTGGGCGAAAGCTAACTGGCTAGTCCGTTATTCAACCGACAGTGCTAGCGTCAACTTCGCTGTTAAGTTATTTAGCAGTCGTGTCGCGGCTGCGCAGCTAACGGAAACTCCACTGACGAAGGAGGGAGGCTAATGTTTCACTttcacttaaataaaatccctAAGAAAACCTGGAGACAAGAAGTTTAAACGAGCTCCACGTCGATGGAGGATTAACATCTAACTTGTGTGACTGACTGCTGTCTTCCGTCCAGTAAAAACCGCTACTTCCGGTCATATTAGTCAGAGGGCAGGGTCGGACTTTAACCCTTGTATACGTGACTTGTTGAAAACAAATGgttaaaaagttgtattttccTCCCTGGCCTGATACTTTTATCTAATATAAAATGGGTTCAAAAGACGTTTTCAAATAACCTGAacgaataaaataaaaaaacttttttgctttgctattttatgttaaaatatgttacaCGTAAAGTACCGCGGATGGATTAAGGACATCCGGGTACTTCGCCCTTGCGCAACTTTCACGCCCTCTTTTGGGGGAAAGTTTCAGTCGTAATAAATCAGAACGCTTTTCAGAGAGACTTGTCACACACAATATGTTTTGGAAAATAACGCTATCAAActtcttaaaacaaaatgtatgtattaaaatgtttttggtttgtttagttttttttaactggtcggattagtgttttcattaaatgggAAGTCCCCTATTGCAAACACCTAGTGATGgagttgctgaaataaattggTAATAATCTAATATATTGACTAGGGTTTGAATAAGTCAACACCAACGATGGAGTGTTTGGAGTCGAATAAAACTAATCTATGAGTTTATTTTACTTCCATACAAAAGTGCTTTGTAAGACAACTGTGCAACATTATAACaccaatttagtttttttgttttcaacattttaatggaaaaaaaacaacacagaattAAGACCGTCACTTCGAGCTGTGCATAGCACAGTACAAATactcaaacattaaaaataaccaaaaagcAAAGTAGAACACATTAGCAAAAAACACTAACATTTAGGAGATAATTGTACATCATTGCACAAGTCTATGTTGAAATGTCTGTGCAATTATTGCAGCATATTTACACTAGAATTGACTGGTTCTTAAATAGAGATCTATGTATGAAATCCAACAGTTTCTTATTAGGTTTGGGGTAGAGACTGGTTATACAATCTAACATTTGGAGTATTTGCATCAGATGcgagttttcctgttttttccccttttactttaatttcaatGATCACATTTAGAGATTCAGTGATCAGAACTTTCCTTTCAATATCGACTTCTGGTTTAATTTGAGATCTTATCTGGTGATTTGCACTGCGAAGGACCATAATACATGTAGTAATTTTGAATCCATTGGAAGACGGAGCGCAAGCGAAAGATGACGTGTCAAACAACTAAAGCATTTTGGCCcgatgacttttttttgtttgctttataaaTACGGTAGCTGACAGTCAGCAAACTCATTAGCTCTAACAAAGCTAGGTTCTTCACTAATTTAGAGACTATGTAAAGAAATACACCCCTATTACCTGAATGCACTTACCATGCGAATTAAACCAGTTTACATAAAATACCATTCCACCATTGAATTTGGAGTTGTATAACAAAAGCACAGAGTCTGTATTGTTAAACACATTTACTCAAGGAGTTTATTCTCCACttaatttgtgttaaaacacaacagaaacgaTTTAATGTATAATCGACAATTATGTACAAACAGAGCTCCAAGAAGCAGAATTATTCACAAACTATACAAATTCAGCCCTTTAAATCCAAATCTGAATTCATTCATTTCACAAGATGAACTTTACAGAAAATGGTGGCATgtattttgctaaattaatataaattaactATCTTTGTCACAAACGAATAGAAACACACATGCTTTGAAAACCTTGCTGCACGACAATGGTTCATCGAACCGTTTAGAGTTCCTTTCATTTGTATTTGGCAGAAAAATCATACATATTTGGGGCAAGAGTTTGTGCACATACACAGGGCCGCTCAGAAGTATTCATATCTGTTAAACGGCTTCATGTTTCGTCACGTTATAGCCGCAAACGTGAAGGTgtcttattgggattttaagtgacCAACCAACACCAAGTTGTAAACTTTTGAGAAATAGACAGAAATGCGAATGGAtttcaaatacaaatctgaaaagtgctttgcctctttcactttaaaatccctaaataaaaaaaaacaagcaactaATTGGTAAACAGTTTTGAGTGTGATTTAATCTCCCaacaaatacagctgttctcttaaggcctcagaggtttgttggtgaacaaacatcatgaagagagaaagaggacaGACGACGGGTCAGAGATAAAGTagtggagaaatttaaagcagagATAAGTTACAAAATACCCAGTGCAGAGCACCATTCAAGTCGTCCGAAGATGGAAGAGGTGCTGCACAACTACAGCTAAGACGGGTCCGGCAAACAGAGCATTTAACTGGTaattctggaggagctgcagccatccacagctcaggtgggagaatgtATTGACAAGACAACCACA
Coding sequences within:
- the c1galt1lb gene encoding glycoprotein-N-acetylgalactosamine 3-beta-galactosyltransferase 1-B is translated as MKALGSSFSFYAGFVVGTFTLYVFLRQVWFERSEQAEGYVKLGVQQQQLDEDQGIWKKERSALFNLDHPHHTGEDSRMADELYNKVRILCWVMTGPTNLETKARHVKYTWSRHCNIVVFMSSVDDPDFPTVGLGTKEGRDQLYWKTIRAFHYAYEHYANEADWFLKADDDTYVIVDNLRWILANHTPDEPIYFGRRFKPYTKQGYMSGGAGYVLSREALRRFVEGFKNKVCTHTSSVEDLAMGQCMEKVGVLAGDSRDTAQRETFHPFVPEQHLTAKFPKSFWYWSYCYYPISEGPNCCSDVSVSFHYVDATGMYLLEYYAYHLRAFGYRYRYQPPTPKAYRAELPNPWDSAERLKERASGVKESGAGDDSAQEAGPAPVAAKDPAEAPV